A genomic region of Arvicola amphibius chromosome 7, mArvAmp1.2, whole genome shotgun sequence contains the following coding sequences:
- the Exosc2 gene encoding exosome complex component RRP4 isoform X1 has product MAMEMRLPKARKPLSESLGRDSKKHLVVPGDTITTDTGFMRGHGTYMGEEKLIASVAGSVERVNKLICVKALKTRYNGEVGDIVVGRITEVQQKRWKVETNSRLDSILLLSSMNLPGGELRRRSAEDELAMRGFLQEGDLISAEVQAVFSDGAVSLHTRSLKYGKLGQGVLVQVSPSLVKRQKTHFHDLPCGASVILGNNGFIWIYPTPEHKDEDAGGFIANLEPVALSDREVISRLRNCVVLLVTQRMMLYDTSILYCYEASLAHQIKDILKPEVMEEIMLETRQRLLEQEG; this is encoded by the exons ATGGCGATGGAAATGAGGCTTCCAAAGGCTCGTAAACCTCTCAGTGAGAGCCTGGGCCGCGACTCTAAGAAACATTTGGTGGTACCAGGGGATACGATCACCACGGACACAGGATTCATGCG GGGCCATGGGACATACATGGGGGAAGAGAAGCTCATTGCATCTGTGGCCGGCTCGGTGGAGAGAGTGAACAAGCTGATCTGTGTGAAAGCCTTGAAAACCAG ATACAATGGAGAAGTGGGAGACATTGTAGTGGGGAGAATCACAGAG GTTCAACAAAAGAGGTGGAAGGTGGAAACAAATTCCAGGCTGGATTCCATCTTGCTCCTCTCGTCCATGAACCTGCCTGGAGGGGAGCTG aggagaagatCTGCGGAGGATGAGCTGGCCATGAGAGGTTTCTTACAGGAAGGAGACCTCATCAGT GCGGAGGTCCAGGCAGTGTTCTCGGATGGAGCTGTTTCTCTGCACACAAGGAGCCTGAAATATGGAAAG CTAGGTCAGGGAGTTTTAGTCCAGGTCTCTCCTTCTCTGGTGAAACGACAGAAGACTCATTTCCATGACTTGCCATGTGGTGCTTCAGTGATTCTGGGTAACAATGGTTTCATCTGGATCTACCCTACACCCGAGCACAAAGATGAGGATGCTGGAGGCTTCATTGCAAACCTGGAG ccggTAGCCCTTAGTGATCGAGAAGTGATCTCCCGGCTTCGGAACTGCGTAGTCTTGCTGGTAACTCAGAGAATGATGCTGTATGACACCAGCATCCTGTACTGCTACGAGGCCTCCCTTGCACATCAG atCAAAGATATCTTAAAGCCAGAAGTAATGGAGGAGATCATGCTCGAGACACGCCAGAGGCTTTTGGAACAGGAGGGATAA
- the Exosc2 gene encoding exosome complex component RRP4 isoform X2 has translation MAMEMRLPKARKPLSESLGRDSKKHLVVPGDTITTDTGFMRGHGTYMGEEKLIASVAGSVERVNKLICVKALKTRYNGEVGDIVVGRITEVQQKRWKVETNSRLDSILLLSSMNLPGGELLGQGVLVQVSPSLVKRQKTHFHDLPCGASVILGNNGFIWIYPTPEHKDEDAGGFIANLEPVALSDREVISRLRNCVVLLVTQRMMLYDTSILYCYEASLAHQIKDILKPEVMEEIMLETRQRLLEQEG, from the exons ATGGCGATGGAAATGAGGCTTCCAAAGGCTCGTAAACCTCTCAGTGAGAGCCTGGGCCGCGACTCTAAGAAACATTTGGTGGTACCAGGGGATACGATCACCACGGACACAGGATTCATGCG GGGCCATGGGACATACATGGGGGAAGAGAAGCTCATTGCATCTGTGGCCGGCTCGGTGGAGAGAGTGAACAAGCTGATCTGTGTGAAAGCCTTGAAAACCAG ATACAATGGAGAAGTGGGAGACATTGTAGTGGGGAGAATCACAGAG GTTCAACAAAAGAGGTGGAAGGTGGAAACAAATTCCAGGCTGGATTCCATCTTGCTCCTCTCGTCCATGAACCTGCCTGGAGGGGAGCTG CTAGGTCAGGGAGTTTTAGTCCAGGTCTCTCCTTCTCTGGTGAAACGACAGAAGACTCATTTCCATGACTTGCCATGTGGTGCTTCAGTGATTCTGGGTAACAATGGTTTCATCTGGATCTACCCTACACCCGAGCACAAAGATGAGGATGCTGGAGGCTTCATTGCAAACCTGGAG ccggTAGCCCTTAGTGATCGAGAAGTGATCTCCCGGCTTCGGAACTGCGTAGTCTTGCTGGTAACTCAGAGAATGATGCTGTATGACACCAGCATCCTGTACTGCTACGAGGCCTCCCTTGCACATCAG atCAAAGATATCTTAAAGCCAGAAGTAATGGAGGAGATCATGCTCGAGACACGCCAGAGGCTTTTGGAACAGGAGGGATAA